A segment of the Nostoc sp. TCL26-01 genome:
TGCCCTCACAGCACCTAAAACCTGCGACCATTTAGGTGGTAACCACCAAACCATCCAAGGATGTTCAAATAATGATACACCTGCTAGGGGTTGCACCACCCAATCTCGTGCTTCACCCAATAAATAGCCCAAACTAATAAAGTCCCAAGGAAAACACATCCCCGCATGATTCATCACTATCATCACAGGGGTTGTGGATGGTAAATTTTCAACTTGTTGTAATTCCCCACGAAAATAATATTTGACAATGGGTGCTAAAATTTCTTCCCTAAATGCTTGTTGATAGTTGGGGTTAAATTCCTCAACTTCGGTTCTCGGCGCACGACAACCTAGACGCAACCATCGGCAAAAAAATGCTAGATAAAACCCCCCAGGAATTAAAAATAGGAAGTATTCTAGCCAGTGCCAACCGTCGGGATCTTTATGGTAATGTTGCCAGTGGCGGTTAAATAAAATCAGCCAGCCGGGCGGATACCACAAACAAAACCAATCAAACCAACTAAATTTATATGCTTGGCTTAGTGGTTTTTCTCCTTGGGGATGTATCAAGTTTTCAGAATATTGAGGAATCACAACTACTAAATAAATAGTATGAGTTATATCAATCAGGCATCATAGCTTGATTAATTTATCATTGGTATCTGACTGAAGACGTAAAAATTACTACATTATGATGATTTTTCTCTGTCCTCAGCCTAATGCCCTACTCCCAGGTAAAATGATGATGTCAGTATTAAAGTAAAAACACCCAAGTAGCCAATTTGTATGCTCACAACGGCTGAATTTTTCAAATATACTCAATGGTCTGGTATTGCAACTTTAGTGTTTGCTGCTTTGGCAATACTAGCATTTCTGTTCAAATGGGGCATTCGCTTTCGGCTAGTGGGTACAACTGGCTTTATGTTGGTGCTGACTGGTGGTTTATTTGCCCTATCAATAGTTCCTTTGAGTCGCACTGTCATTCCGGGGGCTGTGAAGTATACTCTAGTTTACGATGATGGTGCTAACCAAGCCGTCATTGCCACATCACCGCAAATTTCCCCAACACAAGTGGAAGCAACGCTACGCCAAGCGGCTAGTAATCTCTATTCTTTCGGGCGTTCGGGGAGAGGGGGAGACGATAAGTTAACTGTTCGGGCGCGGACTTTGATACATCCACAACCAGGGCTATCCATACCAGTTTACCTGGGAGAGGTGAGGCGATCGCTAGCCAATCGTCAAGATAACCAGTTAGTCGTGGAAATCTATCCCGAAAAGTTTGCTCAATTGCCAAAATCTTCAGCTTAATAAATATTTTCTCAATAGACTTATCCGTCATTAATATCAAAACCTAATTCTCGGATAAGTCTGAAGCACAATCCACTTGTTGCTAACAGTTTAATTTTTTGATTGATAATTTAACTATGCTTCTAAATTAGCTACATCAAATAAAGCTGATCCCTATTTTCTTCATTCTTTTTGAGATAGTATTTCAGATACACTCAATGATTAATCTATCTATCTCAACGCAGTATCCATTTAACCGACTAACTGAATCAACTAACTGAATATTCAACTGAACAAGGATTGTCTACACGTTTAGAGGCATCTATTATTTCTAGTCCTATAATATTTCCATCTCCGTCATAGTCTAAAATTATTCCTGGTTTTTCTTCATCACTTTCTTCAATTTGCACATTACTAAAAATAATTCTTAAAACATCAACTTCTGGGTCATAAGTAATCTTCATAATTCGCTCCAGTATTTTTCAATTTTGCTAGTTCTATAA
Coding sequences within it:
- a CDS encoding Ycf51 family protein: MLTTAEFFKYTQWSGIATLVFAALAILAFLFKWGIRFRLVGTTGFMLVLTGGLFALSIVPLSRTVIPGAVKYTLVYDDGANQAVIATSPQISPTQVEATLRQAASNLYSFGRSGRGGDDKLTVRARTLIHPQPGLSIPVYLGEVRRSLANRQDNQLVVEIYPEKFAQLPKSSA
- a CDS encoding 1-acyl-sn-glycerol-3-phosphate acyltransferase, giving the protein MIPQYSENLIHPQGEKPLSQAYKFSWFDWFCLWYPPGWLILFNRHWQHYHKDPDGWHWLEYFLFLIPGGFYLAFFCRWLRLGCRAPRTEVEEFNPNYQQAFREEILAPIVKYYFRGELQQVENLPSTTPVMIVMNHAGMCFPWDFISLGYLLGEARDWVVQPLAGVSLFEHPWMVWWLPPKWSQVLGAVRAELSDFEAAVAQGKILLYAPEGLRGPLKGWQKRYQLQKFDLSFLQLSDRYHIPILPVVCLGSESLHPWTINLQKLQRFFQLPFLPISPLIFLLILFPSMGVWAMRTRLHYFIGPVENEINLSQERAAIYRQAQQFRDKMQSRITQLLLQK
- a CDS encoding DUF2283 domain-containing protein; amino-acid sequence: MKITYDPEVDVLRIIFSNVQIEESDEEKPGIILDYDGDGNIIGLEIIDASKRVDNPCSVEYSVS